The genome window AagagcagagagtgtgtgtgtgtgtgtgtgtgtgtgtgtgtgtgtgtgtgcataaagtACTTGAACTTGCTGATCTTTGACCTTCATTTTCATTCGTAGTCGGTCTTGTTGAAAGGTTGTTGCAAATACGGAAGAATCATAATAAAAATCGaatgataaatatataaaaacatatttggtgAAGTGATGGATCCGGACTTAGAGACATTTTAACCTTCATCGATGATCATTTGACTCATCGCACAACGGAAACATTTCTTTCTGCAGGTCGATAATGGATCCAAAACCACTTCAAAGTTCCTATTTGCTTTTGGAGCCTCAGAAGACGCCAGTGGTCCTCTGACTGGGAGGAGGCCCCGAGGGCCAAACAGGGATTTCAGTCATAAGAGCAGCTGAATGAACGACAGCTGAACGACCTCTGATCGTCGCCTCGGGAGGTGAATGCGCTCACACGACTGCTTTGTTTGCCGCTTTGTCGTCCGGCCTTGAGCGCTGAGCGGCCGCTGTTCCCCCCCGAAGAAGAGAAACAAGAGGAGCCGTAGGCATAGAAACTGAAACTCTTTcgttttttttacgttttaaaATCTCTTTCACTTTTTGAGTTTGGGCACAAGCACCAGAGTGCTTTGTATCTCGTTGTTGATGATTCATTTCTATTGATCGGATCTTTCATTGACGTCATACGTTTGCACTTGGCGGTGTGCTGCTGCACGATCTGGTGACAGTGCATCTGCGCCGCCTGCACACCGCACACGCCGACCCGACGGCATCCGCCTTGTcgcgtcaccgtggcaaccgAGTGGAACGCCGGGGCATCAGAAGACTCCAGACCCGAGTTCTGCAGGTGTGCTCTGgaccctcgggggggggggggacaaatcaAAGCACTTAGTGAGAGCAGAGGGACACTTAACGCCACAGATGGCTCGGTAATCACTAAATATCAAGGAGCATTTTCCCTCCTCAGGAGCCCGAGGACTCGGGAGGCCACACGAGGCTCCTGGAGCAACAACCCTGGCGTCTCTGAACGCGGCCAGCGGCGACTGTCGCTCATACCTTCGTGGTTCATTGTCGCCGTGTGCAAACCTTGTTGTTCTGTGTCTCTTCGGGTCAATTCTTCTGGTCAGTTCTGTCTCcttgctgtttgtgtcccatTGTGTCTCACTGCAGTTGTTACGTGGATGTTAGTTTGCGTCCTGTTGTGTCGATCTTGCCGGTCTGTGGATTATTCccttttgctttatttattcatttttttgttttgcatctcTCATCTTTCTTTTATCTCTGCGtccgttgttttcttttctttccggTTGCTTTTGTCTCGTTGCAGCAATGTTGCATCTCTCTGGTTGACTTGTGTCTCTCTgaagttgtctttcatttctctGTGGATTATTTCATCACTTTACAGGTTGATTCGTGTCTCTCTAGTCCAGAGTGGTTCTCAAATGGGGGGGCGTGTACCCCTGCGGGGTACTTGAAGGCACTCCACGgggtattttttttccaaataaattTAAACTTAGAACCTATTCACATATAAAACAAGTCTTAGGGGTACTATGTATGTATGGTttagtttgagaaccactgcagtCCTCTGGTTGTCTGCTGGGTTTCTGAGTCCATCGCTGTGTCTCTTTGTTCCCGTGATGCCGTTCAGTGACGTGTTCCTGGTGAACGTTCTGGCTCGTCTCGTCACCACGTCTCCTCCGAAACACGACATGTCCCATTACGAAGAAAAGATCCCAGCGCGCGAAGCCCAATTGCAGGAGGACGGACCGGGCGACAGCCGCTTCGTTGGCGTCTCTCATGGCGAGCGCTGCCGCTGCTGATTGACAGGCGGGATTCGTGGTGGACTCACAGCTGTTCAGGGACGTTGGTGAGTTTCAGGTGACACGAGGAATAATTGTTCTGTCTTTCTGCTCATCCTCCGCTGCTGAATGACAATGATGTCACTCAGCGCTTCTCATTTCTCACAtctaagaagttattttatgaaccatttataaaataatgtctttattttatgacGTATGATGATGTGACCCTTAAAACACACAGTGATCGTTAGTTCTTATCCTGCCGAAAATACACACCGATCTAAAATAAGTGTGAATAAAGTGTGACTCACGCAAACACGTGTTTGGTGACTTCTCCAGTTTGGGCCTTTTTATTTCAGCACCCAGTTGCTAAGCAGCCAGTAAACACAGGCAGAAGAAAGAAACGTTGCAAAACAAATCTATGAATTCTGGTGTCACTGTAACAATCGACtgtggggaaacatcagtgaaaATCTCAGGTTGTTACGCAGCAAATGAACCACGTGAACCTTCATGTTGCTTTGGTCTTCTCGTGGGATTCGTTGACAACGAGTGAACGTATAATTTGCGAGGCCCACTAGATGGGGCCCGGCGTTTGGAGACGAGCCACGCGTCGCTCGAGTCCTTTCCTTCCTGCTCAAGTGGGCGCGTTTCATGTTCATTTGGCTTCTTCGCCCCACAGAACAAAGATGAaacccttttattttgaagggcacGCACGTCGAGATGTTTTTGGTGGTGTTCGCGTTTGTGGAGAGCTCCTTGTGGCAGACGTGGCAGATGTGTAACCCTGACAGCGGCCGGGGGGGAACGACGTGCGCGCACACCTCGTCGCGCACGTCGAGTCTGTTTTCGGGCGTCACAGAAGCAGCGCCGGCCCTTTTTCCTTCGCTCTGACACTCCGACACACGGCTTCCTGTTCGCCTCTCAGTCGCTCTGCGCCGTCCACAACATGGCCATCTGCAGGAAGGACAGCTTCCTCTGGGGCAAAGGTACGCTCATCTACACGCTTTATCAAAATAATGGACTTGTTTTAAAGTGTTAGTCCCACTATTTGTGGTTCAGTCATGAGGGTTCACTGAAAACGCTGCTGGTTGATTGACATTTAGTTTTCGAAACTGTGAAACCGTTTTGTTGTCGAACATTTCTCTCGTTTGAGACCTGTGACAATAACAATGAGTGATGATTGAAACTTTAGTGAAGTAAGTCACAATCAACTTGACCCATCATCCTGAACGTGAGGAAGAGGCGGTTCGGGTCCACTGACCTTCTCGTCGCTGCTGGTGTGTGATGGCGAGCGTCCAGCAGTCCTCACGCCGTCCTCACCAAAGCCTTCTTGTCTCCCACAGCTCCACCGAAGAGACAGGCTCACACCACTGGGATTCACAAGtttgagctgctggatgacATTCGGGtactttatgtatatatatatatatatatatatatttatatctatatccTTCCAAGGTCTCGCATTAAAAATACCCCATTATTCTTCTCGCCCACTCTTGATGGCCTCCACAGAGCTTTTCACAGCACACGAAGGTGTTTTGTTCGCCATGTTTTCCCTTTGAGGTGTGAAGGTTATTTTCTGCTGGCGGCTGATTGGCTCTGAGTCGTGTGACGTCGTCCGTGACGCCACGAAGGACCTTGGTACCGAGCCAGCGTCTTTTTCACTTCAACtccctccattttttttttttccttccagaaGCTGAGGTTGGAGATCAACGACATCACGGCAGAAATCCAAAGCCCCGAGCTGAAGGAGCAGGAGTGAGTATGAGGAGCAGCTCCGGGGTCAAGGAGACATCCGGGTCACACGGGTCATAGATGGCGCCCGTCGGCAGTTCGCAGTTCAAAAACTGATCTTAATTAGTTCATCTTTTACTTGCACATGACTTCAACTTCGATTGTTAATCCAATGCATTTTGTACTTTAAGATAAGTGTCCATCATATTTATAGTCTATTAAACACTATTTCACAGTGCACGTCGTGCACAGCGGAGGCGGCCTGCGTGCGCGTCTTCCATTTGAACCGGCACCATTGGTGCTCTTTCATTGGCCGTGCACGagaagtgacccccccccccccccccccccgctgctggtCACTGTTCCCTAACGGGCCGGAGGCATCGGGCCCAGTCAGCCGAAGTGCAGAGGAAGTCTTGACATTTTGAGAAGGCGTGCAGCCATCTACACGTTTTCACTTCCTCTTGCTATTGTCGCTGCTTGCAGGAGGTGCAAAGCATTGCAATACGTCAGCAGTTACTGGTATGATAACCACAGTTTACCAGAACCGCTGCGCCGCCCGAATAGACTGAAGGAAACACACGCTGGAGGAATCCTCCAAACGGGTCAAATGTTTCATTAAATGATGGAGAAATGTTTGGATCTTTGATCTTTAATAAGGCAAACTACCATTGCCGAGTTAATACATCTTAAATTAAACTGCTAAGATActctgatgatgtcattttgaGCCTCGTGAAACGAATATACACCCAAAGTGCATTAAACCAATCATGCAAATTGCCCCTGAAGATTAATGCTGAATTATTCACACTCAGAAAGCAGCGCGGCAACTTACACGATGTGAGGAGTGAAAACAATCCGCTCTGAATGTACAGAAGACGTCATATCACATGTCATATGTACTTAAATGATGATATTTTTGGGGCATTCTGTTGCAGTAAAAACGTCGTGAAGAACAGGAGATTCCTTCGCGGGAAGAAGAAATTCAACATGGACCCCAAAAAGGTGAGTTTCCGTTGTGTTTTGgtgcaaacaaacagtcataagaggatttgctgttgtttcttgCTGATATTTTACGGGGGAAAGTGGTGGAAGAAGCTCTCAAACGTTATCAGCTCTCAAAGATCAACGCAGCATCAAATGGAGGCGAGCGTTCACTGCTtgagcaaatacacacacatcgaTGCGGACGGTTTGATTCAGCGCTTTACGTCTCAGAGGAGGTGCAGCTGGGGGGGTCGTACCTTCACTCACTTCTCCTCTGGTTGTGAAGGTCGCCCGACGGGTGACAGCCGATGGCGGCGGCGGTGAGCGCGCGCAGAGGTGCAAAACCGTGCAGCGACGCAGAGAAAAGCCACATCCTGTTCCCTGAAGTGCTGCAGAAGCTCCACTTCGCGGCCTGCCGTCTCCCCggctgcttcccccccccagcTCGAGTGGAAGGATGAGAAGTTTGagacccccccccggggggttATGTTAGGGGGTCTTTGACGTGTAATTGATTGGAAAGGGGGGGCTCTGCAGGAAGGGGTCATACTTTCCAGATGTGGCTCTGAAGAGACATTAAGGAGACTTTGTCTTTCTCCTCTGGTGGCGAATGACGTCGTCGACTCAGACGGAGAAGAAAACCAAGAAGTTAGAAGAGTTGATTAGAGTGTCGACGTTTAACGGGAAGCTTGTCTGTGATCATTTGTGCTGTAATTCATAGATGTTCCCCcaaaagaaatgaatatttaatccACTCATACGTTGGTCCCACTGGATGGAGAGCAGAGGACGTGGACTCCAACATGAGCTTAAATGAGTTAAACCAAAGTTCTATCTGCCTCGGTTGATTTCAGTGAATATGGGAGTTTAtttcaaaagagagaaaaagggagaaaattgACACGTGTTGCTGGACTCCGAAAAAAGTGCGATATGAGAACCGTTGTCTAAGGTTTCCAGAGCACGCGGAAGCTTTGGTTAAACGAAGGCGATCCACCCAAAACAAGTGTCTGCGTGTGAGCTCGGACCGTCTGCTCGTCCTCAGGGTGTCCGCTACCTGGTGGAGAGCGAGCTGCTGGAATGGCGAGCCGAGGCGCTGGCCGAGTTCCTTTACAAGGAGGACGGACTCAACAAGACCGCCATCGGGAACTTTTTGGGAGAAAGGTACAGTGAGCACGCTCGCCCCCGACAGATTGATGAAAACAAGAGTCCAACGATGCCACGGTATATCATCATTTGgggcgttgccatggagatgcaCAGAGGGCCGGTGATGAGGCAACACGGGCAGCAGGGAAATAgtcaaatatctttttttttatcttaattCATTAAGTTTTAAGTTCTAGCTCGACGTTCCGCAGGATGGAGCTCCTCGCATCTTCTTCGCGCTCGATGTTCTTCTCCCCATTTATGATTTTACTTTGTCTCTCGCAGGGAGGAGATGCACCTGCAGACCCTCAAAGCGTTTGTGGGTCTGCATGAATTCTCTGATCTGAACCTGGTGCAAGCGCTGAGGTTCGTGTTGCTTTAAAGTCGGCGTGGCTGCAGGTTCCTTCGCGCCTCGTTTCTCTGACggcgtgtgtgtcttttttctctTGCAGGCAGTTTCTGTGGAGCTTTCGTCTCCCGGGAGAAGCGCAGAAGATTGACAGGATGATGGAGGCGTTTGCAACCCGCTACTGCGACTGTAACCCGGGGGTCTTCCAGTCCACCGGTACGCCGACAACGCCGTTGATTACAGCGGCGTGCAGCCTCTCTGCCGCCAGgatcaacatgttttatttcacaataGCAGCTGATCAGAGATAAAAGTCTTCCTCCTCTGGCGGCGCTCACaggaaattatttttaataCCGGTGCAATTTATTCAGGCAGTGCAACGCGCTTTAGGGCCGCTCAGGGCACAAAATGAAAGAAGTGATGGACCAGTCGGAAAGGAAAGAAGCTAACTAACACATTTGcaagaagaaaacagaacaTTTTAGAGGATTAGTCCCAAATTTGACTGATTCAAACAAAAAacgcttgtgtgttttgttccctgttggtttattccctcagtaaacactgtaaacacgagtttatgatctcaatctctagtttcagcCACTTCCAGTCATTAGTTTCAAAAACGTCGGCCCACAAACAGACAGGTGACGTCACGGCGAGGATGTCCAAACGCGCTCCGAGGGCACCGGAATCTGTAGATTCAGCTGATTTATCTAAAGTTCAATGCGCACGGACGCCACCGAGAGCTCAGGAAGGAAGGACTCATGCGAGAGGCTCCTTGGGCTCCTTTTGCCTCGCTCCCTTGCAGGCAGCtggcgttgccatggcgacgtATAAAttgttttatgttatttttgtgCTGTAAAATATTCAGACGCACGGCTGCAGAATCCTAAGTGTTTccccatcgtgtgtgtgtgtgtgtgtgtgtgtgtgtgcgtgtgtgtgtgtgtgtgacagacacgTGCTACATCCTTTCCTTCGCCGTCATCATGCTCAACACGAGTCTCCACAACCCCAACGTGAAAGACAAACCCGGCCTGCAGAGATTCGTGACCATGAACAGAGGGATCAACAACGGGCAGGACCTTCCCGCCGAGCTGCTGACGGTGCGCGTCTCCACCCGACTCACTCTATTACTGTACTCGGTGGGGGTCTGAGGTCGAAGGACACCCGGGACGTTGAGTCATTTCACTTGTGCCGTCGTAGATCTGAGGCTATTTTAAAATGAGGAACCGTTCCGTGTTTGAATGTTTGAAGACGCTGACCTTCTCTTGCAGAAACTGTACGCGAGCATTCGCAGCGAGCCGTTCAAAATCCCCGTGGACGACGGGAACGACCTCACGCTGACCTTCTTCAACCCGGACCGGGAGGGCTGGCTCCTGAAGATGGGTGAGAAATGCCGACTGAGATGCCGCCGCCGGGAGGAGATTCTCCACCCGATTAACCGCTGTCCTCTGTTGAAGGTGGTCGAGTTAAAACCTGGAAGAGGAGGTGGTTCATTTTGACGGACAGCTGCTTGTACTACTTTGAATACACAACGGTAAGAACCGCCCCTTTACCGCTTCACACCGACGCGCAAGTGTTAGACTTTAAtgtcctcttccacctcctccacccgcagGACAAAGACCCCATCGGGATTATCCCTCTGGAGAACCTCTGTGTCGAGAAGCTGTGTGACTCCAGCAAACCGGTAGAGTGTCTTTTACCTCTGTTGTcacggtgcacacacacacacacacacacgatgaagCACATGCACGCGGTGACGCCGTCCTGCCGTGTGTTTGAACAGTACTGCCTGGAGTTATTTAACCCCAAAGGACAGAAGATCAAGGCCTGCAAGACGGAGAACAAAGGCCGGGTGGTGCAGGGCAAACATCAGTCCTACAAGCTGAGCGCCGCCGGCCCGGAGGAGCGCGACGCCTGGATCAGCGCCATCAGGTGAGAGCCGCCTTTAAGGTCACAGAGGAGACGGCGGTGATGACACCGCGTGACCTCCAGATGTTCACCCGTTCGACAGCGCAGAGCCCAGAAGTATTCTGGTGCATAAACAATTCAggttttgaacattttaaaggaACAAAATGTGAGCTTTAAAAAGGCGTTGATGGAGATTTGAACAAAGTCCTGCTGCTCCGTCTGAGTCTTCATTGTGTCTTTCAGAGCGAGTATCACCAAAGACCCGTTTTATGACCTGGTGTCCCTACGGAAGAGGAAAGTCATCAGCAACACGTCCTCATAGCGCCATGTTTCATAGATCGATCATCCTGGGATTTTATGTTCATGAAGAACAAAAGACACAGAACGACTCAAATGATCCTTTAAATGTCCACAAAAGCTGCGacagaatgaaaatgaaagtcaAAACAACTAAAACCAGACtccgaaaaaagaaaaggaactaAAACCCGAGGGATCATTTGAGGTGATCCGGTCTCTTTCAGTGGGGGGTCGTTTACCTCACAGTGCACAGGAGCTATTTATTGCTGTAGACATTTCATATCAGAATTTAGCTTTTTTCAAATAGACCCAAACGGTTTGTGGACCAGCGGCTTTCTACTTTTTACCCTTTTATAACTTTATTTTGTCATAAATGTAAATTCCTGTTCCAACTGTTGTAAATAACGTGAAAAGCTTTTTAGATTaacttataaataaataaatgttatgtACAATGTGTGATGTCATCTGGATCGTTTTGTGAACCACTCGTACATGAATccctccagcaggtggaggtaCTCCACCGCTCAACCTTCTGCTGTGACCATGAGAACTCGGGAGAGGCGCGGCTCACAGCCCCGTGGTTATCTGATGGGCGCGTGACGTCACTTCCTGTCGTGAGCTGCGATGAGCCGCTGTGGTTTCACGGGAGCAGCAGCACGAATTAACACCCAGTGAACCCTTTCCCTCAGCGTGCGCTCACACACGCAACGCCTGTGAAATAGACGTAAACCGCTTTAACGCCAtggagaatatatatatatatatacatatacatatatatatatatatatatatatatatattgtatatatcaGGAAATACTGCCAGCGAACAAAGAAAATCTATTTTCCCCTTGATTGTGACACGATGCTGAAGGCCTCTGGATGAGGCTGTCGTGTAGTTTGGTGCTTTAAAAGGTACTGAAGGACATTTATGGATCAGTGTGACAACAAACCCGTTTAGAGAAAACGCCGCCAACGGGAACTTCTGTAAAATTAGACATGAtgtgtatgattttttttttgtctaatatTGTAAATTAATGAAGGTTCACTGGTGCATTCAGGTCAAATATTAATTTACTGCTAAACATCTTAGGATGAAGGGAAAAAGATGGTCCCTTAATATGTCACAGAAGAACTATTGTATCGAGTGTAATCttttgtattaatattaatgtttaaaaagtaattCTCTTAAATCATTGCAGATATAAACTTTTCAagaaatgtgtgtaaatattaggaaaatgcatatattttacaaacatgTCATTGCCCTGCTTTCACATTTTTTAGCCTGTgaagtaaagaaaacacagtgaaACGCTATTTATAACGCAATGAAGAGTCTAAAACACATTGTTTTGGCCTTTTTAGACATTTGACCAAATATAAAAATAGTTCATGGTCACCAGCGATCACGTAAAGAGATAAACACCACGTTTCAACCTCAAATAGACGATACATTGTTTTCTGCAACTCATTATGAAAGAACTTAAAAAAGGTCaagcaataaaacacaaactatTCATTATTCCTGGAATTACACACATTCATTAACTTTTACTTAAATGTTCAGTTTTCACTGATTATTTCATGACAATTTCTGCTACAGAAGAAGGATTATTTGCATCTCAGGAATtcacattttgttcattttctgctGAAAGTGTAAACGTGCAGAGTCCTCGCGCCGCGGCCCGGCGTGCATTATTCACAGGCTCCTCTGTAAGGCGACACTCGGGGGCCCAACGGCACAACTCATCGCCACGGCAACCAGGTGTgacgtaaccccccccccccaaagcctcTGGGCGCCGTCCCTTCGGACTCGGCTGTATTAATTTAATACAAAGGACACACTGCTGGAATGTCCCTCCGGAGTTTCACTCTAAAACACGAAATCTCCCAGCAGGCCTTTCACCCGGAGAGCCTCGGGAGCGTGATGTCATCGGGTTTCAGCGAGGCCGATCTCACGACTGGATGCAGTTCTTCTTCTGATGCCTCCAGCGACCTTTAGACCCtgttgacaaacaaaaacaaaaagggggacGGATCAATAGCTTATTGATATTTTTGTGGAGAAAATGGCTTTTAAAAGATCAAAGAGCAAAAGAACGccttgtttttttcagtgtagaagaagaagaatactGAAAGTGCTGCACCGACTCATCATGCAATCAATCCATTTTTGCTGACTGTGGAAATATAACATTAAATTATGTTAAATTAacataaaataatgtattgtcTGCTTAGTGACACCGAAAACCTAAAACCTTCTATCAGATTAAGTGAAGGAACAATCACACGCGTCAGCTGCTCAAATGTGAAGAACTCTTTACACTGAATATGTGAAGGTGATTTTCATGCACTCTTATATTCTTAATAGACCAAATAAGAAATCAGTGAATCAATCAAGGAAAAGGTCATGGTGAGCCTGATGAAAGGAGTCACAGAACGACGTGAGGACGCACCGTCTTCGTCTCCCGTGTTGATGGTCTGCAGAGACACGCTTCTCGGGAGGAGCTTTGAGGGCTTCTTGGTTTTGGAGTTCATTGGCGCGCGTATCTCAATGATCTCAAACGAGTCCTCCGCCTCGTCGCCTGCGACTCCGCTGGTCTCCGACACCTTCCGGGTGGGCGTGGCCACCTGGGGGGTCACCACGCCTTCCTGCAAAGTCTCCGTCCCTCCCCTGGATTTCAAAAAGCTCCGGAAAGAGCTGCGCTGCTTCTTGGCGCTGAAGAGCTGGTTCTTCTTGGAGGCCCCGTCCCCGTCGTCCTCCCCCGCGGGCGAACTGGGACTCTGCGGGGGGGCTCGGCCTGCGTGGTTCTGCGGGCCGTTCCTGGCGTTCTGCCCGCCGCCGAGCGGGTCCCTCGGGGTCGACAGGTCCTGCAGCGAACCCGTGAGGGCCGCGCCCTTCCCGAAAACCAGCGAGTACTTGGGATTGTGGTATTTATGAGCGGGCACCTTTAGGTCCGCCTGTCTGGAGTCCCCGACGGACACCTGGAAGCGAGACATGGAGACGGCCAGGGGCTGGATTCTCTCCACCTTCGGCTTCCTGATGGGCGCGGCGATCGGCGGCTTGGTGACGTTGAACTCGCCGTAGAGGTCCACCTCCTCGGACACGGCGTACAGCTCCCTGAAGTCGGTGTCGAAGGAGTCCACGATCTGCCCCGACATCACGGTGACGGTGTTCCTGTCCACGCGGGAGGAGCTCCAGGtgaagctgcaggagaaaagaCGGCGTGAGAGCGACAAGGAAGAGAAACATGCGGAATCGGCTTTCGTTGGAACGAGGAAGAAGAAGCGACGCGTGGCGACGAGGTCACGTCTTATCGTTACTGAGCTTTTGAAAGGTTGTTGGATTTCGATTCAATGTTTTGACAAACATGACGTGTGGAAAGATGCGTCATCTTATTCAAACACAGGCTTCTGTACACAGATTAACTCTTTATGACGCATTATATGTACGGATGTATATTAAATCATTGTGTGTTTGGAAAGTCATTCCAAGAACAGATATTTTGTTATTGAATATTTATTAATGTTCTATTCAGTAAAACAATCGAGCAACAACGTTTTTATGAAGTTGAAACAGCTCAGGAGAAaccgtgtgtgtgaaagtgtgattATTTAATGTGTTAGTTTACAGGTGTGAGAACATCTGGCTCTCCGGTGTAATTATTTCACTGTACCTGGTtaattattgtaaaaaaaagccCTCTGGTGACACACATCTGTCCTCCAGATGATCTCACCCGGGTTTTGCATGTTGGCCTCAGTCAGTAATCATGAGACCAACTGTCGAAGAGAAGAGCGCCCCGAAAAACATCTGCTTCAAAagggtctttgtgttttttctattgTGTTGCAGCTTCTAAAGAAAGTTTATATTAAAAGCCTCCAAACATTTGGAtctgagaggaaaacagagcTCATCTCCTCTAACCTACTTATCTACTTATCATCGACAAATctgagaaggaagaagaaaccCGATGCACCTGTTGAGCCGCGCCGGTGACGTGATGACAGGACTCGTTCATTCCTGCTCGTCATCGGCACCCCAGAAAGCCTTTGGCTTTAGTTCTGTCCCAAAGGGTCGCGGGCGAACATGGCGCTCATGTAGAAAAGCTCGCCGTCGCCAAAGAGGCACTAGAAACGATCCACTGGGTCGCCGCGTGTGCCGGAGCTCACCTGTAGGACCCGAACAGGACCTTCTCTCCGTCCACCAGCATGTACTTGGAGCACAGCGTCCCGGGCAGCTTCCCAAAGGACAGCGCCATCCCCGAGCCGCTCACCAAGCGCACGCGCAGGTTCTGTGAAGACACTCCTGCTTGTTTACACGCGTCAGGTAGCTTAGCATCACACGGGCCCGAGCAAACCCACTAAGCCCCCCGTCCACGGCCACACCTCCACCTGCCACACCTCCACCTGCCACACGACTTTCCTGCTAGATGAAAGGTCAAACTGCGTTTGGGgacaggggggagagaaaggggacagggggagagaaaggggacagGGGGGAGAGAATGGGGACAGGCGGGAGAAAGGAGACAGGCGGGAGAAAGGGGACAGGCGGGAGAAAGGGgacaggggggagagaaaggggacagggaggagaaaggggacagggggagaaaggagacaggcaggagaaaaggagacaggcgggagaaaggagacaggcgggagaaaggagacaggcgggagagaaaggggacagggggagaaaggggacagggggagaaaggggacaggcaggagaaaggagacaggcgggagaaaggagacaggcgggagaaaggagacaggcgggtgaaaggagacaggggggagagaaaggggacagGGAGGATAGAAAGGAGACAGGCAGGAGAAAGGAGACAGGGGGAGAAAGGAGACAGGCGGGTGAAAGGGGACAGGCGGGAGAAAGGGGACAGGCGGGAGAAAGGGGACAGGCGGGAGAAAGGGGAcaggggggagaaaggagatagggaggagaaaggggacAGGCGGGAGAAAGGGGACAGGCGGGAGAAAGGGGAcaggggggagaaaggagatagggaggagaaaggagacaggcgggagaaaggagacaggcgggagagaaagggg of Gasterosteus aculeatus chromosome 11, fGasAcu3.hap1.1, whole genome shotgun sequence contains these proteins:
- the fam83fa gene encoding protein FAM83F, which translates into the protein MAESQLVCMDEGHVNEKVPETSPAFYYSEEQRAALEQLLRNGDGAFKTRLREDHVKDFLSAREVAFFRKTFREYDTDSDCESGEHERAKETPSADSGVHSTYWPEMSDTEVPSLDIGWPAGRGAYKGVTRVSVYSHPPKESGPHIKQVVRGLIQEAHKVVAIVMDLLTDLQILQDLLDAAARRGVAVYAVLEAGGVPHFLDMCSRLQINAMHLRNLRVRLVSGSGMALSFGKLPGTLCSKYMLVDGEKVLFGSYSFTWSSSRVDRNTVTVMSGQIVDSFDTDFRELYAVSEEVDLYGEFNVTKPPIAAPIRKPKVERIQPLAVSMSRFQVSVGDSRQADLKVPAHKYHNPKYSLVFGKGAALTGSLQDLSTPRDPLGGGQNARNGPQNHAGRAPPQSPSSPAGEDDGDGASKKNQLFSAKKQRSSFRSFLKSRGGTETLQEGVVTPQVATPTRKVSETSGVAGDEAEDSFEIIEIRAPMNSKTKKPSKLLPRSVSLQTINTGDEDGSKGRWRHQKKNCIQS
- the cyth4a gene encoding cytohesin-4; this translates as MAICRKDSFLWGKAPPKRQAHTTGIHKFELLDDIRKLRLEINDITAEIQSPELKEQDKNVVKNRRFLRGKKKFNMDPKKGVRYLVESELLEWRAEALAEFLYKEDGLNKTAIGNFLGEREEMHLQTLKAFVGLHEFSDLNLVQALRQFLWSFRLPGEAQKIDRMMEAFATRYCDCNPGVFQSTDTCYILSFAVIMLNTSLHNPNVKDKPGLQRFVTMNRGINNGQDLPAELLTKLYASIRSEPFKIPVDDGNDLTLTFFNPDREGWLLKMGGRVKTWKRRWFILTDSCLYYFEYTTDKDPIGIIPLENLCVEKLCDSSKPYCLELFNPKGQKIKACKTENKGRVVQGKHQSYKLSAAGPEERDAWISAIRASITKDPFYDLVSLRKRKVISNTSS